A genomic stretch from Theobroma cacao cultivar B97-61/B2 chromosome 4, Criollo_cocoa_genome_V2, whole genome shotgun sequence includes:
- the LOC18600962 gene encoding uncharacterized protein LOC18600962, translating into MVLGLSAKNRRGPTVHVDYLIHIQEIKPWPPSQSLRSLRSVLIQWENGERSSGSTNTVSPTLGSIVGEGKIEFNESFKLPVNLVRDLSVKGRDADVFQKNSLEFNLYEPRRDKIQLLATAIVDLAEYGAIKETLDITVPMNSKRSFSNTAQPILFIKIDRIYKGRNSSSSRSGLSEEHSLDRKGSESVSALMDEEYAEEAEVASFTDDDVSSHSSLTVSSSTLESNGSSLPRNEENGSVTVIGGKGEVKGEHALASKLHLERTNVVTQITQCENSKGNSSCSSSADLSSDFESSVDAHASTSNSYSSSSPVRDNALTHKVYLSSSSLANENTQNESNTSMRSNEREDLSQKVQEKVVNGGTTVRSDGQNKEDTSGSSKAKLASSANGPQMVDRQDSKRFCDSLVDGEDDNKARRNGKTSSEEAPAAADAYDNSLEGNSGYDCLENGHEGQYGEDKRYSTEDEPLNIHSPDNSLSQGNLGTIGNVLKIDRLKHVKSVRSSSDSVRSNGLSTNNQHAELKEVGVLGDAPHGGGTFRSKSGNERKDAKVYPKDTRSAILDNKVQQLELKIKMLEGELREAAAVEAALYSVVAEHGSSMSKVHAPARRLSRLYLHAFKEGIQSRGASAARSAVSGLALVAKACGNDVPRLTFWLSNSVVLRAIISESIGDSELPISAGPMERIGGGMGKKQVSSPLKWKESSSRRKENKLILYGSSSDWDNPHAFTSALERVEAWIFSRIVESVWWQTLTPHMQSADRKEIDRGMGSGSSKSYGRVSSSSDEDQMNFSLDHWKKAFKDACERLCPVRAAGHECGCLRLLSRLIMEQCVARLDVAMFNAILRDSGDEIPTDPVSDPISNPLVLPIPSGKTSFGAGAQLKNAIGNWSRWLTDLFGIDDDDSVGDENDQDDRDERQDTSLKSFHLLNALSDLMMLPKDMLLSRPIREEVCPTFGASLIKRVLDNYVPDEFCPDRVPDVVLEALESEDPVEAREGSVTNFPCVASPPVYSAPSATSVASIIGEIGSQSQLRRSGSSVLRKSYTSDDELDELNSPLASIFIDGFRSSPIQSKPNWISKGNGYQNAIRYELLRDVWMNSE; encoded by the exons ATGGTTCTTGGTTTGAGCGCAAAGAACAGGAGAGGGCCTACGGTTCATGTTGATTATCTAATCCACATTCAGGAGATTAAACCTTGGCCACCATCACAGTCGCTGAGGTCACTTCGTTCTGTCCTGATTCAGTGGGAAAATGGTGAACGTAGTTCAGGGTCTACCAACACTGTTTCACCCACACTTGGTTCCATCGTTGGTGAGGGAAAGATTGAGTTTAATGAGTCATTTAAGTTACCTGTGAATCTAGTGAGGGACCTGTCTGTTAAAGGCAGGGATGCTGATGTGTTCCAGAAGAATTCCTTAGAATTTAACTTGTATGAGCCTCGGAGAGATAAGATCCAATTGTTGGCTACTGCCATTGTGGATTTGGCTGAATATGGTGCTATCAAAGAGACGTTAGACATTACTGTTCCAATGAACAGCAAGAGGAGCTTTAGTAACACTGCTCAGCcaattttgtttattaaaattgatCGAATTTATAAGGGTCGGAACAGCTCTTCATCAAGAAGTGGCCTGTCAGAAGAGCACTCACTGGACAGGAAAGGAAGTGAGTCAGTTTCTGCTCTGATGGATGAAGAATATGCTGAGGAAGCTGAGGTTGCTTCATTCACTGATGATGATGTTTCCTCACACTCATCTCTGACTGTTTCTTCTTCGACTTTGGAATCTAATGGAAGTTCACTTCCTCGAAATGAAGAG AATGGATCAGTCACTGTAATTGGTGGCAAGGGAGAAGTTAAAGGGGAACATGCCTTGGCTTCAAAGTTGCACCTTGAAAGAACAAATGTGGTGACACAGATCACACAATGTGAAAACTCTAAGGGGAATTCATCGTGCTCGTCATCAGCAGACTTATCATCTGACTTTGAGAGCTCAGTAGATGCTCATGCTTCCACATCTAACTCTTATAGTTCCAGTTCACCTGTACGAGATAATGCTCTCACCCACAAGGTTTATTTGTCTTCCTCATCCTTGGCTAATGAAAATACACAGAATGAAAGCAACACCAGCATGAGAAGCAATGAACGTGAAGATTTATCTCAAAAGGTTCAGGAAAAGGTTGTCAATGGAGGAACCACAGTTAGGAGTGATGGTCAAAATAAGGAAGATACATCTGGTAGTTCGAAGGCTAAATTGGCATCCTCAGCTAATGGTCCTCAGATGGTTGATAGGCAGGACTCTAAAAGATTTTGTGATTCTCTAGTTGATGGAGAAGATGATAATAAAGCCCGAAGAAATGGCAAAACTTCCTCTGAGGAGGCTCCAGCTGCTGCTGATGCATATGATAATTCTTTGGAAGGAAACTCAGGATATGATTGCCTAGAAAATGGACATGAAGGACAATACGGGGAAGATAAAAGGTATTCTACTGAAGATGAACCATTGAATATCCATTCACCAGATAATTCTTTAAGCCAGGGGAATCTTGGAACAATAGGCAATGTCCTGAAAATTGACAGACTAAAGCATGTCAAGTCTGTTCGATCTTCATCGGACTCAGTTAGGAGCAATGGATTGTCTACCAATAACCAGCATGCAGAATTGAAGGAAGTTGGTGTTCTGGGGGATGCACCGCATGGGGGTGGAACCTTCAGAAGCAAATCAGGCAATGAAAGGAAAGATGCTAAGGTTTACCCCAAGGACACTAGAAGTGCCATTTTGGATAACAAAGTGCAGCAGTTGGAACTTAAGATAAAGATGCTTGAAGGGGAGTTGAGAGAAGCAGCTGCTGTCGAGGCTGCCCTGTACTCAGTAGTGGCTGAGCATGGAAGCTCCATGAGTAAGGTGCATGCTCCAGCTCGGCGCCTTTCTAGGCTGTATCTTCATGCTTTTAAGGAAGGCATCCAATCAAGGGGAGCAAGTGCAGCTAGAAGTGCTGTTTCTGGACTTGCTCTGGTTGCAAAAGCATGTGGAAATGATGTGCCGAG GTTGACATTTTGGTTGTCAAACTCTGTGGTGTTGCGAGCAATTATAAGTGAAAGTATTGGAGATTCAGAGTTACCAATTTCTGCTGGACCCATGGAAAGAATAGGAGGTGGAATGGGGAAGAAACAGGTATCATCTCCGTTGAAATGGAAAGAATCCTCGTctagaagaaaggaaaataaactTATCTTATATGGAAGTTCTAGTGACTGGGACAACCCACATGCCTTTACTTCAGCCCTGGAAAGGGTTGAAGCATGGATCTTTTCCAGAATCGTTGAGTCTGTTTGGTGGCAG ACTCTCACTCCACATATGCAGTCGGCAGATAGAAAGGAAATTGATAGAGGTATGGGCTCTGGCTCAAGTAAAAGCTATGGGAGGGTATCTAGTTCAAGTGATGAAGACCAAATGAACTTTTCATTAGACCATTGGAAGAAGGCTTTCAAGGATGCCTGTGAAAGACTTTGCCCAGTTCGAGCTGCGGGGCATGAATGTGGCTGCTTGCGTTTGCTGTCTAGATTG ATAATGGAGCAATGCGTGGCTAGATTAGATGTGGCTATGTTCAATGCCATTCTTCGTGATTCTGGTGATGAGATCCCTACTGATCCTGTGTCTGACCCCATTAGCAATCCTCTGGTGCTTCCTATTCCATCTGGGAAAACAAGTTTTGGTGCTGGCGCACAACTGAAAAATGCG ATTGGAAACTGGTCTAGATGGTTGACTGACCTCTTTGGTATAGACGATGATGACTCAGTTGGAGATGAGAATGACCAGGATGACAGGGACGAGAGACAAGACACATCCTTAAAGTCTTTCCATCTCCTTAATGCATTGAGTGATCTCATGATGCTTCCCAAGGACATGCTCCTAAGTAGACCTATCAGGGAAGAG GTATGTCCGACATTTGGTGCATCATTGATCAAGAGAGTTCTTGACAACTATGTCCCTGACGAGTTTTGCCCTGATCGAGTTCCAGATGTTGTTCTTGAAGCCCTGGAGTCAGAG GATCCTGTTGAAGCCAGGGAAGGGTCTGTTACAAACTTTCCATGTGTTGCATCTCCTCCAGTTTATTCAGCACCTTCAGCAACTTCTGTTGCTAGCATCATTGGAGAAATTGGAAGCCAATCTCAGCTGAGAAGAAGTGGATCCTCAGTCCTCAGAAAATCATACACAAGTGATGATGAGCTTGATGAATTGAATTCACCCTTGGCTTCAATCTTCATTGATGGCTTCCGATCATCGCCAATTCAATCAAAGCCTAACTGGATATCGAAGGGAAATGGCTATCAAAATGCTATCAGATATGAACTCCTACGGGATGTATGGATGAACTCTGAATGA
- the LOC18600963 gene encoding probable adenylate kinase 7, mitochondrial yields MAWLPKLRVATAAVSALVNPLRRGVRAFGSAAALELDYDYEYYEYEQAHRDRHPAQLKVDVGGSAPERGVQWVLIGEPGVKRHAYAERLSKLLEVPHISMGTLVRQELNPHSSLYKQIANAVNEGKLVPEDVIFALLSKRLEEGYYGGENGFILEGIPRTRMQAEILDQIADIDLVVNFKCTEEYSLKKNSESEFLPIGNSKDVGSSWKENAHVYSEQAKSLEDYYSKQKKLLNYQVAGAPGDSWQGLLAALHLQHVNALSSSHKLTA; encoded by the exons ATGGCATGGCTTCCGAAACTCCGAGTTGCCACCGCCGCCGTTTCCGCTCTCGTGAACCCACTTCGACGTGGAGTCCGAGCCTTTGGATCAGCGGCCGCCTTGGAGCTTGATTACGATTATGAATATTACGAGTACGAGCAAGCTCACCGGGATCGCCATCCGGCACAGCTGAAGGTTGATGTGGGTGGCTCGGCTCCGGAGAGGGGAGTCCAGTGGGTGCTTATAGGGGAGCCAGGAGTGAAACGCCATGCTTATGCGGAGAGGCTTTCGAAGCTTCTAGAAGTTCCTCATATTTCAATGGGTACCCTTGTCAGACAAGAGCTCAATCCTCACTCTTCTCTTTACAAACAG ATTGCAAATGCGGTGAACGAAGGGAAGCTTGTCCCAGAGGATGTAATTTTTGCTCTGTTGTCAAAGAGACTTGAAGAAGGTTACTATGGAGGTGAAAATGGTTTTATTCTTGAAGGGATTCCTCGTACCAGGATGCAGGCT GAGATTCTTGACCAAATTGCTGATATTGATCTTGTTGTGAACTTTAAATGTACTGAAGAGTACAGTTTGAAGAAGAATTCAGAAAGTGAGTTTCTTCCCATAGGCAACTCCAAGGATGTAGGAAGTTCCTGGAAGGAAAATGCCCATGTATACTCAGAGCAG GCCAAGTCATTGGAAGATTACTACAGTAAGCAAAAGAAGCTTCTCAACTATCAGGTGGCTGGTGCACCAGGAGATTCATGGCAAGGTCTTTTAGCAGCATTACATCTCCAGCATGTGAATGCTCTCAGTTCATCACATAAGCTGACGGCATAA
- the LOC18600964 gene encoding UPF0481 protein At3g47200: MNKNSTIKALDGRDHAISINSTTESLASSLEKLMGEDSTFMPSRCCIFKTPSILYRHKEQAYIPNAFSIGPFHHGKPNLTHTEKIKLKYLQGLISRSHSQASLRQCFDVILEVEEEARECYAGTIGFSPDEFVKILVLDACFIIELFRKDAGLAAKDEDDPVFTMSCMLQFLYHDLILLENQIPWLVLERVFRLTASPSESKSLVELTLEFFGNIFSSDKHSIEPHLFANQEIKHILDLLRKSLLLPSRGEDNHHCFGWQPFPSATSIKEAGIKFRKVASSSILDIRFSNGILEMPSLLIQETTETIFRNLISFEQCYPNCTPRVTSYAIILSHLISTPKDMDILCDNEIIDNWLIPEDSAKFFKTLYHDSYVKEFHYLRLCEQVNGYCHHWWSRWHASYRHNYFGKPWAIVSLFAAATLLILTFIQTYYIVFK, from the coding sequence atgaacaaGAACAGCACTATAAAGGCATTGGATGGAAGAGATCATGCTATTTCTATCAATTCTACCACTGAATCACTGGCATCTTCCCTGGAAAAATTGATGGGAGAGGATAGTACTTTCATGCCATCTAGGTGTTGCATCTTCAAGACACCAAGCATACTTTACAGGCACAAAGAACAAGCATACATCCCCAATGCATTTTCAATTGGGCCTTTTCACCATGGCAAACCAAACCTGACACACACGGAAAAGATCAAATTAAAGTATTTGCAAGGCCTTATCTCTCGATCGCATTCACAGGCAAGTTTGAGGCAGTGCTTTGATGTCATCCTGGAGGTCGAGGAAGAGGCTCGTGAGTGCTATGCAGGTACAATTGGCTTCAGCCCAGATgaatttgtgaaaattttggtgctTGATGCTTGCTTTATTATTGAGCTGTTCCGTAAGGATGCTGGGTTGGCGGCCAAAGACGAGGATGACCCTGTATTCACCATGTCCTGTATGCTCCAATTTTTATATCATGACttgattttgctagaaaaCCAAATACCTTGGCTAGTGCTTGAGCGTGTATTTCGCTTGACTGCTAGTCCTAGTGAAAGCAAGTCCCTGGTTGAGCTTACCCTTGAATTCTTTGGTAACATTTTCTCATCCGATAAACATTCCATTGAACCTCACCTTTTTGCCAACCAGGAGATCAAACATATTCTGGACTTGTTGAGGAAGTCATTGCTTTTGCCATCCAGAGGTGAAGATAACCATCACTGCTTTGGATGGCAACCCTTTCCCTCTGCCACAAGTATCAAAGAAGCTGGAATCAAATTCAGGAAAGTTGCATCCAGTAGCATATTGGATATAAGATTTAGCAATGGCATCCTTGAAATGCCATCTTTGCTGATCCAAGAGACCACAGAAACCATCTTCAGGAATCTTATCAGTTTTGAGCAGTGTTATCCAAATTGTACTCCTAGAGTCACATCTTACGCCATAATTCTAAGCCACCTCATCAGCACACCCAAGGACATGGACATACTATGTGATAATGAAATTATAGATAATTGGCTGATTCCAGAGGACTCAGCCAAGTTCTTTAAGACTCTATATCATGATTCTTACGTGAAAGAGTTCCACTATTTGAGACTTTGTGAGCAAGTGAATGGATATTGCCATCATTGGTGGTCTAGGTGGCACGCTTCTTACAGGCATAACTATTTTGGTAAGCCGTGGGCTATTGTTTCTCTATTTGCTGCAGCTACCCTTTTGATTCTCACCTTCATACAAACCTACTATATCGTCTTCAAATAG